The Pseudodesulfovibrio sediminis genome includes the window GTTCAGTCTGATCGTATCTGTCTTTCCATGCACACAGCCTGTCAGTCTGCCGGTAGTGCCTCCGGCGTGTTCATTGATGATTTGCATGCCCAGACAGATGCCGAGCACGGGCTTTCCGGCGGAGAATACCCGTTCATAGCCGGGATATTCAGCCGGTTCTCCCGGCCCTGGCGAGATGACGATCAGATCAGGCGTGGTCAGGTCCACATCCGGCAGGGCGGCATATGGGGCGATGGCAACCGTCGCCCCGTCTATCGCTGCCACCAACAGGTGTTCCAGGTTTCGCGTGAAACTGTCGTTGTTGTCGATGATCAAAACATCCATATCTGTGCCATCAAGGTGTGCGGACGGCGTGCCCTACACCTTGTCTTTCACTTGCCTGAAGAACTCCTGAAGGAACTGTGGGGTTGTTTCCGTACCGTTGACGTCCAGGCGTATGAGCTGCACGACCAGGTTTCCTCTGGGAGTGGTGGTGGAGGTGAAGTACAGGGCGTGCGTGTCGCCGCCCGCCGCGATCATGGAGAAAATCCAGGTGTCATTCTCGTGCATCCACCCTGTGTGCGGGTCACCGGATTGCTCGGCTTCACGTACCAGGATTGCCACGAATCCGG containing:
- a CDS encoding aminodeoxychorismate/anthranilate synthase component II — translated: MDVLIIDNNDSFTRNLEHLLVAAIDGATVAIAPYAALPDVDLTTPDLIVISPGPGEPAEYPGYERVFSAGKPVLGICLGMQIINEHAGGTTGRLTGCVHGKTDTIRLNGIERVVARYHSLRVQTVGSGLTVLAENRDSIPMCLGNRDDRILGYQFHPESFLTPYGGWFIEYALDFLSLS